One Nicotiana tomentosiformis chromosome 1, ASM39032v3, whole genome shotgun sequence genomic window, TATTACGCAAATTAAGATGCCTGCCTAAGTGTTACCCTTTAATATATTCCATTAGAAATGAATGCAAGATGACTcacatatattatacatctatAAAACATACCTTTTCCCTCATCCGTGAACTCCAGATGTCAGAATGGCCAACCCTCGCATCTGCTTTAGCTAAACCAGATGTTTGGCTTAAACGTGGATCAAGCAATGGCTCCCTTGTCCTTCCAATAACATCATAATCTCCCTCAAAATCATGGTTTATTCTATGATCACTAACCAAAGCTCTGAGAACAATTGCGAGAAGTAAGGAGGATGCCTGGAAATGATGGTAACAATAAGATTTTAGCACAACATGGACCATAGACCAAACAAAAGGTTAGAAGAAACTTTTCAACATTACACCAATCGCAAGAGGACAAGCCGAAAACCACACGTGGCCTCACCTTCTGTATTGGCCATGTTTTCATTCTTTTCCACCACTCATGCTCATAAGTTGATAACATACGAATTTCAGAATGTATAATACAAAAAGAGGGCTATTTACCAGAAAATTTCACACTATTGTCCAGTATTACAGAAATCATACAATCCGTAGAGCCCCCACCAGATTCTTTTATCTTCTTTCCTAGTTGCTCTGCCAAATTTAGATGCCCCTTTCACAAAATGCATAGTTTCTCCAGATAAATATAACATCTTGAATGTTAACTTACAGTTTCAACAGTCACAATTCACATTCTAGCTATATCAAAACATGTCTTCAAATAACTTACACACTGGTAAATCCAAACTTTAAACACTTATGAGAAGTGCCACCTAATATGGATTAAGGGTATTCAAAACAAACAAGGAATCACAATCTTACAAGACCTTCACGTTAAAAGAAAACTTGCCTGAATTATAATGACAGCAATGCCAATCCACTTGCAAACATCCATATTTTGTTCAATAAAGGTGCGCACGTTGTGTAGTTCTCCAGTTGGATCCCTTGGAAGATCCTAGGAAGAGAGTAAACAGGTGTCCTAATTTGAACTTTTAACAGGTAAACTAGGATAGAACCTCGAAACCATGTAAAGAGCAGATCTGAAAAAAAGGTTTACCTTCTCCCATTGACGATCAAGTGCAATAAATACAACCAGACTTATTTCCACGAGCACAAAAGCCGTCATAAGCAGAGAGTACTAGTATTTTTAAGTAGTCAAGGCTAACAGTCAATCAGTAATAGCtgtttatatcaattcatcaatTATCACTTAATTCAAGATATGAAACTGGCAATGAGAAGATATATAATGATGTGCAGtgaaaaaactttatttttttccttttcatttttcatttgctCACTGTATGAAGCAGGACGACAACACGACATACTAGAAATTAGGAAACAAACTTCACGATTATCATATTATTTACTTCCAGTGAGTCTACCAATCCGCTTTTCCCTAAGGAGTGATTCAAGTTCCTTTCCTTCAAATAATAAGGTAAAGGAAAGCTTTTGGTGTGAGTTTATTCAGTGTGCCCTTCCCTCTTGATTTGTTTTTTGAAGCAAGCAGACAACATCAACAAATCCAAACCAAACAGATTTTAACAGTAAGTGAGAAGGCAGAAATTCCTGCGATAGTTAGAACTGACAACCCAACAGCTCCATTTACAGAGATCACATTATACATTTAAATGATTCACAACTTTAGTTTTCTATTTTTGCAAAAATATCCCATTCATCATATCCCCTACTGAATTAAAATTGAGACATAGTTGGTTATCCAATGACTGATTGATTGATCCCTTTCATCATATAGTCTGAGGCAACATATAAACATATTAATAGACAGCAACCCTAACAGAGCTGAATGTGTTTACTTTACACTTCTAGGTAACTTATCATTTTCCTTATTAAGCATTCCAGACAACAACATAACAGTCATTATATAGTAGAAACATAAACAAAGGAagcagtagaacagaaaagacaAAGAAGGATACAAAGCAAAGGAAACATCCATTAACAGCTTCAGCACCAACATGCCCAATACAAGTGATACAACATAAGATTACACCAATTCCCATGAATGCATATAAAAACCTGAACAAACAAAAATAGCAACATCTCAATAACTAATCATATCgccaaaagaaaaaaatgaaaatacgAAAAGAAACAATACCATGGAGTTGGAAGCGAATGTTTATTCAACATAATTGAGCCGAAATTGGAGGATTCAGAGTCAAGATTAGGAGGAGGGAAATTATTGTGGTGTTGCCAATGGTTAAGCATATAagcagagtaaataataatggaGACACCTATGAAGGTTTGTAAGAAATTGAGGAATTTCAGCAGAAATGCTACCAAGCCTTGACAACACGGCGTTCCCATTCCGAGATTTTTCTTCTATAATTCTACACAGAAAACCCTCATAATTTTTCTCAAAACAATTGTAGAATTGTGCTCTGTGATCTATTCTGCTTCTGTGTATTTTTGGTCAAGCAAAAACTGTGGATGATGATGATTGAGCTGGCAAAACCTTCTTTGTTTTTTactttttgtttctttcttttcagggaagcaaaataaaataattggGTTAGTGCTTGCAAACAATGCAGATATACTCGATATTTGGGTCACATTTAAATTTATATTCGTACCCATAAAAATTTACTTTCTTTGTTTCAATTTATttgaatctatttttttttaatccgTGACAAAAAGAATaacatctttccttatttgaaaataatttacctttatgtaatAATTTAcagtcacacaaaatatatgtgccttattctacaccacaagttcaaaagtcttttctcttttcttaaactccgtgccgagtcaaataggttcacataaattgaaatggaatGAGTATAATTTTTTTACTTTGGAATAGACTTAAAGACATTCTAAGAAACCGTTTGGACCtaagaaatttttttctttttaccaatttttttttaattttttttcgaaatcaacgtttgtaaaaattgaaaatttgcgaaaatttgaaaaactccaaaaaaatatttttcaaaattttcactcacaaaattttaaaaacaacccaaaattatattcatgtccaaacataattctaaatttcaaatactccctattttagaattttagaattcttatgtccaaacgcccactaaaaaTTCGCGTCTGAAGTAAAACAATTCCGGTAAATTTCACATGTGAAGTTCTCCTCCTAACAGTGCCAGGTTTAGACGCGATGTTACAAATTTTGGATAATGTTCATATTTGAAGATCTCCTCCTAACAATACAAACTTCAGATGTGGAGTTAAATTTTGGGTAATATTCGCATATGAATTTCTTCCTTTGCAATACAAACTTTAAACAATTGCGTCTTGAAAATGTAAACTAAGACTAATTAGACTAAAGTACGGCCAAATGTTTGCATGCACTTAGGGCAAATTAGTTTGAAGTGCAAAAATTAGACTTAAGACTAATTAGTTAAAGTCAAGGTAAATCTCTACATGCACTTAAGACTAATTAGTCTGAGGCACAAATTGCCCAAAAATAGAAACTTATTTTTCGAATTTCAACAATTCAACAAATAATTTAAAACCAAATTTACTCCAAATgaactcaaatttgaaacataactttcaaatatcataaagaaTAAACTCCAATTATTAATCTATCAAAATAACAAAAAGTCTATTGCAACTAacgagaagaaggagaagaaaccCTAAGCAGCAACCAAAAAGGGGCACCATAGCAGCTCACTACCGTTAAAACATCTTAAAACATGCTTACAAATATCATGTAAATCTATTGTCACCTCTATTTTTACAACAACTAAGGAGGTGGATGAAGAGAACGAGGAGGAAGAGGAACACGTGAAAAGAAGCAGTTTGTCTGAAGTTATCTTGCGTTGGGTACTAATTATTTTTTtgggatttttaccttcctatacactatttgaaaccttattactcttcctactcaagtttcaatttaattacatgatcatatataatttatcaattatatataaataagttttaaatgagtatccctttatattagaaattgaataaggaatatcagttatttccTTATTCCTTTATACTTGcccacacactctctctctccgtctctctgtCTCTATCTCTCATTCTCTCTCTTTGTCTCTCTACTCTCCCTCTCTGTTTCCCCCCATAATTTCTCTTCATTTGATGTTCTCTGTTTTTTATGTTTTCGTGttgtatagagttttaatggaattcatcaatggatttcaatcattttaacttagcaattttctttTATGTTGCACAAtcggtgttcaaattgaaattgtcaatcaataaattttgaaggtgtttgactctccaccattgatagccattaaaaagctttaaaactttgaaatcgaatttgagttttcaaaaattattttttgtttggattgggtgttgttgcaaacaattgggaatattctttggagtttatatctcaattttgagggtgttttggtgaagattagacttgattttgtctgaatttcagattgaaactcgaaaaagaaagaagaagaagaagaagaacacatgacatacaatatacttacgaaattatagtaaagttgtattataattgtatttaaattgtattctgctgtagttatatatatttttttttatttgaatgttatatgaaagttgaaaaatagttgtataatgtatgaatcattgtataaaatttgtatttaagttactatctttttacataaaattgttgatatgtatcacaattgtattaagagagtaagttttgattgaaattttagagaggaagaagcacacaccacatacaaaatatatacaaatcagatacaaaatatacaaaatacatacggtataaaatttgtataaaaattatatttaggttgtatgatattgtagttgtatttaactgggtagaaacaatgtatgaaaattgtaaataagttgtaaataagttgtataatatataattagttgtataaaatttgattttactatgtatgttgttgtagatattcaaatttgcattaaatttgtacaaaatttatttttaatttgtatatttATGTATCATATATTGTTCTTTTCTCAGTTGATTTATGAAGGAAAGAAAAGTAGAGAATGAATTGCTGGCTTCTACCTGTTCCAGGAGACACCAAGAATGGGAATGCGACAAATCGTCATTAGAGCCAATATTAATTTTTAGGCAAAGTTGTGGGATATATAGTTCAAGTTTAAGTATTTATTAACAAGATTACAACCACATTACTAAGGTCTATGATTAAGGTGTCTCTTGGTATAAATATCATATACACTGTAGCCACAAAATTTGCCATATTCTTTGTTACTATTCTCATATTCTTTTTCTTTAGCATAAGATAGATCTGGAAGTTTGCATTTGAAGTAGGGGAGAAGCTATATTAGCAGATGATTGTTGGGTAGATTTGGAGATAACACTCCAAAGCTCCCAGACTTCttaactattcaaatattgggCTAAACACCTCTAGGAAGACTCCAATAGGAACTGAAGCACCAGATTATGTCACAATCATCGACTGGAGAAGAGAGAAAATATAGGCTGAGTGATGAAGAACAAGCATAacgagaggagagaaaaaaggaaaagggtgTAACTAAATTTCTTGATTGAagacactaataatggattgagaGTCTTTTAAGGTGaaatgtatataatttataagtaATCTTTATTTAGGACgggtaatatataaaattaaaataattttgataaataagtttcaaatatcgTATAGAAACGAAAAAATCTCAACATAGGAATTTATTTTAGAAGTGATTACAAATTAAATTTGGGGGAAGCCGGGAAGGCGGGGAAGGGACCAAATAATGCGGCccataaaattttatattttatccgATCCTTTCAAAATTGAAACCAAGTCTATATTTCTTGCATGAAAGATTACGTATGCCAGAAAATAAAAGGACCAAGATCCCTCGTGAATATAAATCATCATTCGTACATAGTAATTAGCTCAATCCATATGAATTCACTTAAAGCTTTACATAATTATGACCagctattttattaaaaaatgaaGCCCATTCATCGAAATtctaatacaacaacaacaatagtccCAATATATTTCCATAAGTGGTATCTAGGGAGGGTAGCATATATTCATATCTTACCCCTACCTAGTAAaaatagagaggttatttcctaTACACCCTCGGCTCAGAaaggtgaagaagaagaagaagaagaagaagaagaagaaagaaaagaaagagagaagaaaaagaggaagaaaagaataagtagtaccaaatatTAACAATAGGGAAACGCGATAACTGAAGTGAACTAAATAACATGACGTAATAGAGATCTAAGAATATGAAGGTACATGAGTGCTACTAATACTATTGGATAAAAGAGGAAAAACTTTCAACTATCTACTAACCTTATACCCTAATTCTCGATATCCACACTCTCCTATCAAGGGTTATGTTCTCAGTAAGCTGGATCAGCActatgtcctgcctaatcacctctccccactaCTTGTTTGTCCTACCTCGACCTCTTCTCTGACCCGCCATGGCCAATCTTTCATACCTCCTAACAGGAGCATCAATGGTTCTCCTCTtaacgtgcccgaaccatctcaaccttgACTCCCACTCTTGTCCTCCATAGAAGCCACTCATACTGTGTCCTGAATaatttcattcctaatcttatctatcatgGTACATCCACTTATCTATTTCAATATTCTCATTtccgctactttcatcttctgcacGTGaaagttcttgactggccaacacttagtcccatacaacatcgttggtctaaCTACCACTTTATAGAATTTATCCTTAAGTcttgggagatctacatctcctactatataaagcctcgaacgatgccatctgaatgctagcgtgatagctattgttgtaggcaaattctatgagtggcaaatgatcatcccaactacctttgaagtctagaacacaagagCGCAACATGTcgtcaagcgtctgaatagtctgctctgcctgcccgtcagtctgggGGTGAAAGGCTGtattaagattcacctgagtacccaaagccttgctgaaatttcttccaaaaattagcagtgaattgtgctcctcggttagaaatgatggaaactggggtgccatgcatcctgactatttctttgatatacaactgtgCACATTGTTCCGTtatatcggtagccttaaccggcaagaagtgtactgatttcgtgagtcgatccacaatcacccaaattgagtcaaacttacaaggagtacgaggtaatcctaccacaaaatctataTTAATCATTTCTCACTTCCACATTGAaatttctatattctgtgccaacccaccgggcctttggtgttcggccttcacttgctgacaatttgaacatctcgccacaaagtccgctatattcctcttcatatcattccaccagtagactttcttaagatcatgatacattttcatagaacactggtgcacagaatacctagaagtgtgagcttcagtcataattctttctcggagaccatccacatttggaacacatagccgtacttggtaccttagtgtaccatcactcATGCGAAGAGAAAAAGCCATGGTCTtatatttatgaatcccctcctttatTAGAGTCCGCAAgccgaactcccaaactagtcattcgatgaacttccttggccaacgacctttgacatgcctccaagtgagccaaactacccatagatttccggctaagagtatCCGCCACAACGTTGCTTTCCCTgtatgatatagaatatcgatatcgtaatccttacataactcaagccatcttctctaccttagattcaatttattctatttgcaaatatattgaaggattttttggtccgtgaatatgtccacctggaccccatacaaataataacACCAAATCTTTAATGTCAAAATCACAGccacaagttctaagtcatgtgttggattgtttttctcatgattcttgagttgcctagaggcataaatgatcatcttgccatattgcatcattagtggaacatctatatcagatttctctttcatatgacctcataggaattgagttctacaaaaactTCCTTGATACGATtacaatcttattagtacttgcaacttttctttttcaaatttcttaacaaaagacattactaggtcagTTTTCTTATAGGACCATCtttttcaaatgaataacatctactgGCTTGCACGCACACCGTGATAACATCAACTTGCATGACATTGCCTCAAATGTGAAGTAACATTGTGCTCAGACCTTTCTTAGCCACAATCTTTCctcattataagtcttataggattttaaggAACCACTCTACTTCCCTTGTGAACATTCTCATGATCcctctttactgctaaacacttCCTAAGCACATATCAACACCCTTCATATGTATTCAATTCGACCAAAGTCATTGGCACGAACAGGGCCTTTTCTCAAACatgagatcctcctaaattcttcaacgatgacttcttgttttccttataagtgtagggcttagtccacctgattccatcctcgatAAGTAACCCACCTTATTCCCAATATTGTagtcaccaatagtgtttcctggtattgaagcataagagctatcatgttaaacatgtttggttcgtaactagtgttcatcctctctcaaTCTGTTTCGAACATTTCCCCCCCTTCTTTTTTCTTcctttggtctagacaatatgATGGTACTATATTTTCTTTGTGACTAGAGCATTCACTCCCATcccattttgcccttaattcatagttgacagccttattgtgccacacacttgtCTGCCTCCCATGAACTCATAGTATCATTGTGCttggtttgttgagtttatcacaccaccacttcatcaccaatagtctcactttccaaagtaatatgtagacatgaacttCCTCTAAATCTTTTAGTTGATATTCGGCGTCACTCAAGTCGGCTGCATTAcagttgatcctttatatcttctattaacacttgtgctctaggcgagtccatcattctgatacgaactattttgcgataaccatgaccatcacaatttatagattttcttccaattctTTTCGCCTCATTCCTCCTAGTTAGTGAATAGTTATGCACTCTTCCATATGTTACGTGGTCTTTTCtcttagttgggaattcatcctACTCGCTTCTCGACGCTTGTTGGGATATCCatgggaaagtgtgttcatccatgtatcacttaacacttccttgcttgtaagattctttagagactctccatcaagtccagatgcactcttgggttattataacatcacatttatctctccTACTCGTTCTGTCTTTCTTAAAGCCTTGGAACTTTAGCCAAATCAcaaatccgtgattaactcattctaagaactcgcAGGCCTATCACATTTGATCTGTAGTACTTCCTTAGGTTTCATTATCCCTGACTCTCTAACGAGTATAAAACCCTTTtgcaaaccttactcttagtttctagtatcgtTTACCTTGTCATGTATATTGCCACGTACAAAGAATTTACATTTCTTAACCTTCCATATTATTTTTGTACTAGTGGtttatcttttgtattttcttttagaGAATCACGTTATCCCTTAATacttttctagactacacatgtcttcgacaaaatatccaaacatcatagctacatggACCTACTCTCGTTTTATTGCACTTAAGTAGCCTCACCATGGTCCTTCCCTacccacttggggtgaatgtttcACATTTCGACACAAGACTTGAATTTAGAAATTTGAGGGACACATGTTTCACATCTCTAGTCCTTTTGTATATGATTGGATATTTGGGAGATTTAAgtccccatggtattaacctcataagttctctactcttattcatcCACACAGGCCtgggatccaaatccctcgtgtcaatatcatttttggagtgtaacacaaCTTCGCACATTCCTGGGATTTTTATAACATTCCTAGTactagggtcttctcattgtgggttcaattgactctcctttcataacttcttgtctcccgggcgagacctacacatttatcattactctccaagccatgcctttcatatatcacgtgcctatgtaactaatatttatttacatcttagaatcatataCATGGTTCCCATAGTATCCACATGTACAAGCTAAGCTTAGGTCTCATTTGTCACGTCAGTGCCTCTTTGGAGatgggtaatcacttctagcactcttctcatataaagtatgctcatggttCTATATACTTATCGAATATAGCCATaccattcattcaacatgatacatgtgccatctatttaatattcaagcctttacccatttgtcACGTCATAAGACAACATACTTAGAATGAACAAAAGAGcgtttaaacttaccttgaacctcaacgcacgAGTTAGAAGACAATCTCATAGTCAAGCTCTATCGCACTATCTGGAGTGTTGAAGAAGGGTAACATTCCTAaaatgtccatgtagcctccaacttatagatgtggtcgataacacactgataagaaggactctactagacacagcttcgagacatcctaggacactttaaaaccttaggctctgatactaagtttgtcacgccccaaaaacgAGGAGCGTGGCCGGTGCTCAGCCGAGTAAATTTggttgagcaagcctgttagattctttctacccaattcacccatgatcaagaaaatatatgatttcataaattatacagcaGGAAGTTCATTAATACGATGCTAAATCATTTGATTagccattgcgcctttaagtctcaaaatatatattTCTTATAGTTtgaatggaacaagtgatcaaacacaacataactggtttaacattcccaacacccatatacaacccacatagtgtctacagagcctctaaagatacaaaacagagtaaagatggtgccggcaacaaggccccagctatacctcaaaaagtgactcaaatataaacaaaaggtacaatacatgaccccggaatgaaatgggactCACTGAGTCTACTGGGAAGATGATGATATACCACTAACTACGATCatcactgtctgctatgtaaccacctgcatccatttaaagatgcatcgcccccggcaaaaaggatgttagtactgtcgaatagtactagtgtaaaaaccaaacaccaatttcaAAATTTgtaaatacaatatgaatatgataaaATTAACGTGggaatagaataatatagataaccgttgaAACTCGAGTAAGCTTAtcaagagctatcaataacatttagaggatttaagatgagatcctctgtaaccatcttcacacaaagcggccctgtcgcctcacccgatgtacgaaggtggaggtgtaagtacaatacgacaactctactcaagcggccctgccgcctcaccccaatatatgcgggtggatatataaccacagtactaagaacctacacaaagcggctatgccgccttaccccaatgtatgccggtggaaatgcatcaacgataccaataccaatacaaagaggttatgccgcctcacctcaatgtatgcgggtggaggtgcagtcccacaataccataatccctacacaaaacggtcataccgcctcaccccaatatatgcggataGAGGTGTattacaatcacaatctctacacaacttggcattataactttcacataaatcacgacttgaaactataacatgtggatacacaatccatagtttggaacacatcctcaatttataatgcaatatgataagagcatttgaaacacgaattgaacatatattttgtatcacaaaacttatcggaatactcgatttataatcaacatcttggaacttacaagtaTAATGGGAAtcccaattcttaaagaagaattTAGCCAACACACCTCACTAGAGCTTCCTTACACTATAAATGTTCTGGAAtatttagcaacttcaatctattttagaaatataacaagttggaccaagattaggaagatgaacatggttttagctcacttgagcatattatcaaatactaggtgtgcatcaatgttttaagccccCCCTTGAAGGATTACAtctttccccaacccattctctaccattctTAGCTAAACAATATttttacaccctttgataacacatgcatgcaagatgaacaactcccatgcccaaatattatcttactaattacccaattctagacaaaattcgaaattgagggttagggtgtagaaccttacctttagggtgaagacttaGTGAATCTTCCTTATTAATCTTCaatgatttgagcaagaattgatggataattgATTGAAGATAACTCCCCCATACTaagcactctctctcactctaaaagtatcagaTTTCCAAAAACAAATGATCCACAATGCTTATATAACGAgattgggtcgggttataaaaataggagaaTGGATACTCTGAAATTCCAGATCGGGCTACAGACCTGGCCTTGTGAGCTCTATAGAGAGatacagacctggcctcgcgaggaATATGGCACGGTCTAGcgtgctacagacctggcctTGCGAGCTCTATAGAgagctacagacctggcctcgcgaggaATATGGCACGGTCTAGCGTGCTACAGACCTGGCGTcacgagctctgtagcgagctatatAGTAGCCTTTTGGTATTTgaacataacttcttgtaggaatgtacaaatgacaaatggtttaaagcgttagaaactagactcaaagggctttaatttgataggtagatcgcCTCATAAGTCGTTACATTTTGGTATCAACAtgcatttgaagtaggatcttgtgcgaattgagacatcctttccacttaatgtatcctacttgttccacacgaattctttccattcacaaaactccttagtatattTCAACACACCATAAACATATacttttcatttcaaaataatgtggttctatcccatgggtctcctttaatactctaacacgttattcccaaatactgttgacgtactttaaaatattaaatcattagaagaattttaacggggccttacaaattTGTCagtaggtaaagtatgagcatcagagacttgttggtttgtttcag contains:
- the LOC104089466 gene encoding tetraspanin-20-like — protein: MGTPCCQGLVAFLLKFLNFLQTFIGVSIIIYSAYMLNHWQHHNNFPPPNLDSESSNFGSIMLNKHSLPTPWFLYAFMGIGVILCCITCIGHVGAEAVNGCFLCFYSLLMTAFVLVEISLVVFIALDRQWEKDLPRDPTGELHNVRTFIEQNMDVCKWIGIAVIIIQASSLLLAIVLRALVSDHRINHDFEGDYDVIGRTREPLLDPRLSQTSGLAKADARVGHSDIWSSRMREKYHLDGEARHHIPNQNPS